The Candidatus Saccharibacteria bacterium oral taxon 955 DNA segment TGAAACTGTGTAGTACGCCCCGTACTCCAGGAGAATCATCTAGAATCGGCCAAAAATCATCAAAAGCCTCTCGAACATGAAAACTAACCGGCAGATCAAACTCTCTAGCAAGCGCTAACTGTTCGCGAAATGCCTCACATTGACGAGTACGCGGACTGTTGTCATAATAGTAATCAAGACCAATCTCACCAACACCGACGATATCTTTTCGGCGTTTTTCGATTAGCTGACGTATGTCACTAACATCATTATCCTTGGTGTCATGCGGGTGTATCCCCACTACTGCATAGCAACCTTCGTGACTAACAGCAAACTCTACCGCCTCACGCGAACTTCGGACGTCAGTCCCAACGCATATCATGCGAACGCCGGCATCACGCGACACTCGATAAACTTCCTCTCTATTATCAGGATAAAACTCCGAGTCGTGAATATGGCAGTGAGAATCAATCAAATCCATATGCACACCTAAGAAGTTTTTGGCGCACGTGGGTCTTGCGTGTGTATATAGCGCTTCGGAAATAACGGAGTAAGCGTCTCTGGAACGACGCCACTAGCAAATATCTGACGAATAGACTCGGTGGTCGTCGGCATAAACGGTGTCAGCAGATCCGCGACCTGCAGCAACACACCAGAAGCATAACCGAGTACCTCTGCCAAGTGAGATTCGGCTTCTGTGTCCTTCCCGAGTTTTTTTGCAATCTCCCATGGTTTAACATTTTCTAGATATTGATTTAGTGCGCGAACAGTCACCCAAACTTCATCAAGTGCGCGATTAAACTCGAGTGAACGCATCGCCTCACGATATGGACCCATGTCATGCTCGGACTGAGGGGCGTCACCAATCACCCCTGACTGATAACGCTTAACCATCGACGCAACCCTCTGAACCAAGTTTCCAAGATCATTGCCTAGCTCGTTGTTATAAACATTTTCAAATTTTTCCCAGGTGAAGTCACCATCTTCCTGGGTCGGAACATGACGGCTGAAATAATACCTAAAAGCATCGGATCCATACTGCTCTATCACCTCCATAGGACCGACTCCATTACCGAGGCTTTTGCTCATTTTTGCACCACCAACCGTTACAAATCCGTGGACAAGTAGTGATTTCGGTAGCGGTAGCCCGAGACCAAGCAGCATTGCTGGCCAAATACCAGCGTGAAACCGCAAGATGTCCTTACCAACAACCTGTACGTCTGCTGGCCAAAAATCACGCCACTCCTCTCGGTCTGGATACCCAACCACCGTAAGGTAGTTTGAGAGCGCGTCAATCCAAACATACATGACCTGACTATCATCGCCCGGCACGCTCACACCCCAGGACAGGTTTTTGCGAGGACGTGAAATTGAAACGTCTTTCAGTCCG contains these protein-coding regions:
- a CDS encoding YchF/TatD family DNA exonuclease — its product is MDLIDSHCHIHDSEFYPDNREEVYRVSRDAGVRMICVGTDVRSSREAVEFAVSHEGCYAVVGIHPHDTKDNDVSDIRQLIEKRRKDIVGVGEIGLDYYYDNSPRTRQCEAFREQLALAREFDLPVSFHVREAFDDFWPILDDSPGVRGVLHSFTDTQKNLEEGIRRGFYIGINGISTFTKDPLQQEMYAKVPLKYVLLETDAPFLTPKPFRGKVNIPAYVGRVAEHQAMLKNVSPDEVIRITTDNAEKVFGI
- a CDS encoding methionine--tRNA ligase translates to MGKNLYITTAIPYVNGVPHIGHALDYTLADIWTRYQKQNGRDVRFQTGVDEHGNKIAAKAAEAGLSPKEYVDQMHGNFKTLISALGVECTDFIRTTDGHHVGAVQYIWQQLDKAGLIYKSNYEGWYCTGCENFVTDKEAAENNGTCPDHQKSYERLSEENYYFKASHFSTEVKEAIENNKLRITPEFRKREFLELIKDGLKDVSISRPRKNLSWGVSVPGDDSQVMYVWIDALSNYLTVVGYPDREEWRDFWPADVQVVGKDILRFHAGIWPAMLLGLGLPLPKSLLVHGFVTVGGAKMSKSLGNGVGPMEVIEQYGSDAFRYYFSRHVPTQEDGDFTWEKFENVYNNELGNDLGNLVQRVASMVKRYQSGVIGDAPQSEHDMGPYREAMRSLEFNRALDEVWVTVRALNQYLENVKPWEIAKKLGKDTEAESHLAEVLGYASGVLLQVADLLTPFMPTTTESIRQIFASGVVPETLTPLFPKRYIHTQDPRAPKTS